Part of the Lolium rigidum isolate FL_2022 chromosome 6, APGP_CSIRO_Lrig_0.1, whole genome shotgun sequence genome, CTTGAGTTTCATCATTCTTTGCTGTGACTGCTGATGTATTCTTTATGAGGTTGAGCCAAATAAACATTGCTGTACTAGATGGAACAACAAATTCGTATCATGTTCATTATCCTTGTCATATGCCCTGAATGAAGTATTGTGGATATGGCTCGCTCCCTCATGCATGACTTGTTTGCCTGAAAATGGCATTTCTAAATTTGATATTGTGATAGGTCCAAATTTTGTTACCAAATACACCTCACATCAGTGAGCTATGGCTTATCATTGTTTTGCTGTTATGTTCATGTTGTACACGTGTGGAAGTGAAAAATATAATTTGAATGATGCTTTCCTATTCAGAGTTTGTTTGGTTGTGATACTTGCGGAGTATAAAGCAACTGAATATATGGTTTATCGCTGAATCAACATTTTGTCAAACTGTATCATATTTGTTCTGTGATGTTAGTTTATTTTTCTGAATCTAATCTCTGTCTGCTTGAGAGGGCCTCAGCATTAACTTCCAAGCGATTTGGTTGTTATCCATTTTGGGCAAAAACTCAAAAATTTTACATCATGTTTGTACTTGTTATATGATCCACGCGTGATGTCTCACAATAATAGTGGCATCTTTCAGGCTAGGAATAAACCCATTTGTGACAATTTTGTTTGCAGTTATCAGAGCTTCTGAGTGTTGAGTTTTATGGCGAATGGATTGGTCTTGTAGCAGAATTTACAACTAAATCATTGCTATCATGGCAGGTTTGTCTGTCTATCTTGCTCAGTTACTAATTATTGTTGATTGTTCAGTTACTAATTATTGTTAATTGTTGTGCATGTTATGACTTTGGTATCCCATTGATTAATCATTTTGCAGTGGGCCAGTAACAGTGTATACTATCTTTTAAGCCTTTGGTCAAGGCTGGTGACATCTTTGCCTTACTTGAAAGGCGATACACCAAGTCTGCTAGATGAAACTGTACCCAAAATTACGGAAGGTTTTATCACTTCCAGAATTAATTCTGTTCAGGTACTTTCTTATGTGAGGGATCAATTGCTCTTTCTATTTCAGTCAAATATTAAACATCATTCTTATTATTTTCTTGTTTCTGTTCATCACAGGCCTCATCAGATTTAGACAATCCGTTGGATAATGCCGAAGGTCTCCAGGATCAGCTGGAGAGTCTTCCTTATCTTTGCCGATTCAAGGTTTGCTGTTATGTCATGATTCCATGAATGTTGCTTTCTGATTTTTAAAACGATATCTTTCTGTTCAAAACTTGATTTGACTTCAATTTTGAAATCGTGGTTGACTGGAAGTAagatgccttgttcttggaatttcTGGACTTGCATAAATTGTTTCATATTTCATGCCCTGattattattttcttttgttgagttgcAGTACGAAAGCTGTAGCCTTTTCATCATAAATATCATGGAGCCTCTTCTACAAGCTTATACGGTATGACAGTGCTGTTTCATGAGTTATTGTTTTCCAGAAGAGACTCAAACTCAATACTTAAACAGGCAAGGTCAAGATTAACTGCTCCTGGAGATGTAGCTGAGCTTTCTGTCATTGAAGGGCAGATTGCATGGATGGTCCACATAATTGCAGCCATTCTCAAGATAAGACAGACTGTTGGTTGCAGGTGAGCAATTGAGTTTATTTGCTTGGTTGCCATTTTTGTGCTATTCCTTCCATAAAtaagtttttttattttcttctgcAGCCAAGATTCACAGGAGTTATTCGACGCAGAACTTGCAGCCCGAGTGTTACAATTGATAAATATTACCGATACAGGGGGGCATGCACAGGTTAGATGAATTTTTTTGTCACTTGACATGAATGGCGAGCTGCCTAGTAAATGTGCTTGCAGGCATGATGATTTTCCAATTCTAAGGCTATCTGCTATAGGATGTTTTTTTTTCTccattttttagaaaaatctaatTTTGAAGAATACTATGGTTTAGGATGACTTTTAACTAATAAATGTTGGTTTCATATGCAGACATCGTACTTGACAGATATTGCCTCTTGCTGACTCAAAACTTTTCCATGCATAGGTCCTAGTAATACTTTAGTGGGTTGCATTGTGTTGATAGTTGCTCTAGACTGGATTAACTTTCAAAAATAACCATATATCATGCAGCAAAACACAATCTCCATGGCAGCTAAGATTGTGGTTTGTTTGGCGTTGCGGTGGCTTCTCAAAAGCACTTAAATTTTGTTTTTGGATACACTATTTACTGAAAGCATTTTCGTTTAGGTTGTAATGGAAAATCCTACTACAATCAGTAAAGATTAGCACAACAACTGATCCTAAAGCCATTTTCCTGCCTTGGTTTCCTGTTCCCCACTTGTCCTACCAAGGCAGTAATATTGCTATCTTGCTGTACTTGCCTGATTTTTATGTTTTTCTGTCCTCCTTTTATGGCTTTGCTCTCAGAAGATTATTGAGTGAATGGAAGAATGAGAACTGATTATATTCTCCTTGCAGAGATATCAAGAATTAAGCAAGCAAAGGCTTGATCGAGCTATTCTTATCTTTGTGCAAAATTTCAGAAGATCCTATGTAGGTGACCAAGCCATGCATTCTTCAAAGGTTCAGAAAAAGCAAACTCCAATGACAGATTATATTGTTTGCAGCATTTTGATATACCTTCCTGCCATATCATAAAGCATTGATTCTTTGCTGCAGCAGTTGTATGCAAGATTGTCTGAGCTTCTTGGACTGACTGATCATTTAGTTTTACTCAACGTTATTGTTGGGAAAATAGCTACAAATCTCAAGTGCTACGCTGAGGTGAGTATCTACTGACTTCAACTTTGATTTTGATCTATAAGTTCTTGCTGACCTTTGATGTGTTTACAGTGTGAGGATGTAATTGATCATACTCTGGCACTGTTCCAGGACCTCGCATCTGGGTAAACTTGTAGTTTTATGTATTTAGTTTCCATTCTCTCATGTTGCCATGTTCAGCATGATGAGAACTCCTGTTTGTATTGACGTAGCAGCTATATGACTGGAAAGCTTCTTCTCAAGTTGGAGAGTACAAAGTTCATCATGTCAAATCATTCTGTAAGTGCCTCACACTAGCTTTTGTTTCATATGATCTCTGTGCTCCCCTGTCTCATAAATGTTTCATTTTCACTATTCATCCTGCCAGCGGGAAAATTTTCCGTTTCTTGATGAATACAGGTGTGTCCGCAGTAGAACGAACTTCTACTACATCCTTGGCTCCCTGGTCTTCATGGAAGATGGCCCAATAAAATTCCGCACTTTCATGGAGCCACTTCTGCAGGTCCATAACTAGTTGTTTTATGGTAATATTATACTTTTTATCacattttttttctgattttgttCTTTGTTTTCACTATAGATTGCAGTTAATTTAGAGGCAAGTGCCGATGCTGCTTTCCGGACTGATGCTGTAAAGTACGCATTTACTGGTTTGATGAGAGATCTACGAGGCATTGCGATGGCCACAAATAGGTGAATTCTGTGAACATACATTAGTATAAAAGTATGTAACAGCTCCTAAGTTTTGGAAACTAATTGCGCCTTTGTTGATGTGATCCAGCCGCAGGACTTACGGGCTCCTATTTGAATGGTTGTATCCATCTCGCATGCCGCTTCTATTGAGAGCCATTTCCCTGTTGACAGATGAACCAGAGGTCACCAATCTTTACTACTGTTACATTTTTGAGAACTCTTTGCTGTTATTAAGCCTACTTTTATTACCTAGAATCTGATTCTATAAATCTTTTATTCAGTTCCTCTAAAACATCGTCACGTGCAGGTTACCACACCTTTATTCAAGTTCATGGCTGAATTTGTTTTGAACAAAGCTCAGCGATTGACGTTTGATTCGTCATCACCAAATGGGATCCTACTGTTTCGAGAGATAAGCAAGCTTATTGTGGCTTATGGTTCAAGGATTCTATTACTTCCAAATGGCACTGATATTTATGCAAGAAAATACAAAGGCATATGGATTTCATTGACTGTTCTTTCAAGGGGTGAGTATATGAATTGTGTTTTGATGCATGCTGTTTTATAACTGCACGTTGCTTACATTTTATAATGATGCCAGTTTCATTATTTGAACTACTTTCGTAGTAAACCTGCTTCAGCCATTTGAAAGCGATCCTTATACATGTGCACTCTGTACTAGCCTAGTGGGAAATTTGTTAGTTTTGTTATTCAAATTGGCTCCAGTGGACAGTGTTTGAGGATTTACATGACTGTTTTGTACTTCCAGTACAGAATACGGTTCAACTGTCAAAATGCTGCATTTGGGGTTGACCTGGATTTTGGTAGTCCAACTTCCCCAACCAGCCATTTTGTATTTTTCGCTTTGGTCCAACTTTTCCTATTTTTCTAGTGCAAGTCATGAAAGTAATTATATTTTGATAGGCAGCTCTATTTTGATATGATTTGTCAGGAATGTGAATATTATAATTTTAAATATTGCACTACTGAACATTCGTGTTGGATTGGGACCTTGTTAACTGTTTTGATGAGGGTTCAGACCTTGCAACACAAGTGGAAAACTACAAGTAGCTGGTTCCTCCTGTTCCTTTGCAAACTGGCTAAGAAGAGTTCGCTATTCCCAATGAGATTATATTTTAATGCAACAAGTTACCTCAGCTATGGTTACCCTGAACCAAAATATTCTGAGTTGAGATTTTAATTCGCAAAATTTGTGTACTGCTAAATTTTTGGCTAGTTCTACGGAAGCCTATTGGTGGGAAATAATTCTATTCGAATTCTGTTATTCTTGGCCAGGTTCTAGGAAGATCTCGTGTGGCTGTGCTATGAACCTTAGTTTTGTTTGCATTATTAGAATTAAAATGCAATAATAGTTTGTTACACAAAGTTGAATATTGTCTGTGTTCCACTTTGTGAGCCTATTACTATGCTTTTACTTTGTTCACTTCAAAATATTAAACTCACATTGCAGACTTCTAGTTCCTTGCTGATATTTACTGTTCTTGTGATTGACATTCACTTCAATTGTATTTGCAGCCTTATGTGGGAACTATGTCAATTTTGGTGTGTTTGAGCTTTATGGTGACAGAGCTCTCGCAGATGCCCTTGATATATCTTTGAAGATGACGCTGTCAATTCCACTGTCTGATATATTGACATTTAAAAAGGTACTCAATTATTCATGCTGTCATTGGTAATTTAGTTCTCATTTGTTTGCTGCCATATGCGACTGCTTAGCTTATTATGTTTGTTAGCTATCTGAAAATATTTGTGATAAGTTCTATAGCACTGAACGAGCATAGGAACAATGGACATTGATCATTAGCAGAGGCAACAGTTTGGTCATTACAAACTTGACCTAAATTTTAGCATGAATGCGGTTGAGTTAGTTTTGTTTTATAAAATTAATCCCATAATGTCAATACattattgtttttttttaataCGGACCTTGGTTAAGTCGGGATTTCTATATTCAGGGCAGAATTGCTGTTTCACATTTGTACTATTTTGACAAGTGTATATTAAGGGGTACCATTCGATAATTATATATGTGCCAAaatgaaaattcagaaaaaatgtcAAGTAAAAGCTCATAGTAATGACGCGAGGCAAACATGAAATGATCTATGGCAAAATACTGGGGTCCAGGATCTTTTCGTGAAGCTGTTTCAGGAATCTTTGATGTTGCATCCGTATTCCAACCCCTACCATTCTATGCTTCTTATAAGTATATAAGTAGAGAAATAGGAGTCTGGATGGCAAGTCATATCCTTTGTTCTTGATAGCTTGTATTTTTGCCGTATGCTGGTATGATAGGTAATGTCTCAATAGTTAGCAATATCCTTGGTTTTGTAGTTTGGATCCTGTTTGTTAATTAAACCATCAGGCAGTAGATACGTAGGCCAGATTTGTTTGGTTTGGTCATTTGCAAATACATGAATCTGGACAGTGATGCAGATCTTATGAGAACCCCCTTTTATGGTCAGCGAGATGCGTCTATTTTACATTTCATCTGTAGAAATTTAGAATCAATCAGAATAATCTATTGGTTTGTTTCAGCTATCAAAAGCATACTATGGATACATGGAAGTTATGTTCAACAACCATATCACTATCAGTTCTGTTCTCAATTTGGATACAAGCACCTTCGTGCATATTGTCAGCACACTTGAATCTGGCTTAAAAGGATTAGATACGGGGATATCAACACAGGTATGTCTCTATGGATCTTTTACCACTTTTGTGCATATTGTCAGTGTGCGTTTGCCTGAAGCTAGTTCATTACTCTATGTTGCTATGAAAGCTTGTATAGTACCATTGTACG contains:
- the LOC124666467 gene encoding exportin-7-like isoform X5, which gives rise to MSSMESLAQLEVLCEKLYNSRDSAERAHAESTLKCFSENSDYISQCQYILDNASTPYALMLASTSLLKQVSDRSLSLQLRLDIRNYVMNYLAARGPKLQNFVIVSLIQLVCRITKFGWLDDDRFREIFKEATDFLALASQDHYLIGLKILNFLVMEMNQANSAMPLSLHRKIATSFKDQFLLQIFQISLTSLHQLKSEGNFPVADDLRRVPISLALRCLSFDFVGSPVDESSEEFGTVQLPASWRPLLQDPSTVQIFFDYYKVNDTTVSKEALECLVRLASVRRSLFVEDPARSQFLSHLMSGTREILQTGQGLADHGNYHEFCRLLGRFKVNYQLSELLSVEFYGEWIGLVAEFTTKSLLSWQWASNSVYYLLSLWSRLVTSLPYLKGDTPSLLDETVPKITEGFITSRINSVQASSDLDNPLDNAEGLQDQLESLPYLCRFKYESCSLFIINIMEPLLQAYTARSRLTAPGDVAELSVIEGQIAWMVHIIAAILKIRQTVGCSQDSQELFDAELAARVLQLINITDTGGHAQRYQELSKQRLDRAILIFVQNFRRSYVGDQAMHSSKLYARLSELLGLTDHLVLLNVIVGKIATNLKCYAECEDVIDHTLALFQDLASGYMTGKLLLKLESTKFIMSNHSRENFPFLDEYRCVRSRTNFYYILGSLVFMEDGPIKFRTFMEPLLQIAVNLEASADAAFRTDAVKYAFTGLMRDLRGIAMATNSRRTYGLLFEWLYPSRMPLLLRAISLLTDEPEVTTPLFKFMAEFVLNKAQRLTFDSSSPNGILLFREISKLIVAYGSRILLLPNGTDIYARKYKGIWISLTVLSRALCGNYVNFGVFELYGDRALADALDISLKMTLSIPLSDILTFKKLSKAYYGYMEVMFNNHITISSVLNLDTSTFVHIVSTLESGLKGLDTGISTQCASAIDSLAAFYFNNIANITAGDNPPSPAALNLARHIGEFPSLFPQILKTLFEIIIFEDAGNQWSLSRPILSLIMISEQMFSDLRAQILASQAVEQQQRLSQCFDKLMTDVTRSLEPKNRDRFTQNLTTFRHDFRAK
- the LOC124666467 gene encoding exportin-7-like isoform X1 produces the protein MSSMESLAQLEVLCEKLYNSRDSAERAHAESTLKCFSENSDYISQCQYILDNASTPYALMLASTSLLKQVSDRSLSLQLRLDIRNYVMNYLAARGPKLQNFVIVSLIQLVCRITKFGWLDDDRFREIFKEATDFLALASQDHYLIGLKILNFLVMEMNQANSAMPLSLHRKIATSFKDQFLLQIFQISLTSLHQLKSEGNFPVADDLRRVPISLALRCLSFDFVGSPVDESSEEFGTVQLPASWRPLLQDPSTVQIFFDYYKVNDTTVSKEALECLVRLASVRRSLFVEDPARSQFLSHLMSGTREILQTGQGLADHGNYHEFCRLLGRFKVNYQLSELLSVEFYGEWIGLVAEFTTKSLLSWQWASNSVYYLLSLWSRLVTSLPYLKGDTPSLLDETVPKITEGFITSRINSVQASSDLDNPLDNAEGLQDQLESLPYLCRFKYESCSLFIINIMEPLLQAYTARSRLTAPGDVAELSVIEGQIAWMVHIIAAILKIRQTVGCSQDSQELFDAELAARVLQLINITDTGGHAQRYQELSKQRLDRAILIFVQNFRRSYVGDQAMHSSKQLYARLSELLGLTDHLVLLNVIVGKIATNLKCYAECEDVIDHTLALFQDLASGSYMTGKLLLKLESTKFIMSNHSRENFPFLDEYRCVRSRTNFYYILGSLVFMEDGPIKFRTFMEPLLQIAVNLEASADAAFRTDAVKYAFTGLMRDLRGIAMATNSRRTYGLLFEWLYPSRMPLLLRAISLLTDEPEVTTPLFKFMAEFVLNKAQRLTFDSSSPNGILLFREISKLIVAYGSRILLLPNGTDIYARKYKGIWISLTVLSRALCGNYVNFGVFELYGDRALADALDISLKMTLSIPLSDILTFKKLSKAYYGYMEVMFNNHITISSVLNLDTSTFVHIVSTLESGLKGLDTGISTQCASAIDSLAAFYFNNIANITAGDNPPSPAALNLARHIGEFPSLFPQILKTLFEIIIFEDAGNQWSLSRPILSLIMISEQMFSDLRAQILASQAVEQQQRLSQCFDKLMTDVTRSLEPKNRDRFTQNLTTFRHDFRAK
- the LOC124666467 gene encoding exportin-7-like isoform X2; the protein is MSSMESLAQLEVLCEKLYNSRDSAERAHAESTLKCFSENSDYISQCQYILDNASTPYALMLASTSLLKQVSDRSLSLQLRLDIRNYVMNYLAARGPKLQNFVIVSLIQLVCRITKFGWLDDDRFREIFKEATDFLALASQDHYLIGLKILNFLVMEMNQANSAMPLSLHRKIATSFKDQFLLQIFQISLTSLHQLKSEGNFPVADDLRRVPISLALRCLSFDFVGSPVDESSEEFGTVQLPASWRPLLQDPSTVQIFFDYYKVNDTTVSKEALECLVRLASVRRSLFVEDPARSQFLSHLMSGTREILQTGQGLADHGNYHEFCRLLGRFKVNYQLSELLSVEFYGEWIGLVAEFTTKSLLSWQWASNSVYYLLSLWSRLVTSLPYLKGDTPSLLDETVPKITEGFITSRINSVQASSDLDNPLDNAEGLQDQLESLPYLCRFKYESCSLFIINIMEPLLQAYTARSRLTAPGDVAELSVIEGQIAWMVHIIAAILKIRQTVGCSQDSQELFDAELAARVLQLINITDTGGHAQRYQELSKQRLDRAILIFVQNFRRSYVGDQAMHSSKQLYARLSELLGLTDHLVLLNVIVGKIATNLKCYAECEDVIDHTLALFQDLASGYMTGKLLLKLESTKFIMSNHSRENFPFLDEYRCVRSRTNFYYILGSLVFMEDGPIKFRTFMEPLLQIAVNLEASADAAFRTDAVKYAFTGLMRDLRGIAMATNSRRTYGLLFEWLYPSRMPLLLRAISLLTDEPEVTTPLFKFMAEFVLNKAQRLTFDSSSPNGILLFREISKLIVAYGSRILLLPNGTDIYARKYKGIWISLTVLSRALCGNYVNFGVFELYGDRALADALDISLKMTLSIPLSDILTFKKLSKAYYGYMEVMFNNHITISSVLNLDTSTFVHIVSTLESGLKGLDTGISTQCASAIDSLAAFYFNNIANITAGDNPPSPAALNLARHIGEFPSLFPQILKTLFEIIIFEDAGNQWSLSRPILSLIMISEQMFSDLRAQILASQAVEQQQRLSQCFDKLMTDVTRSLEPKNRDRFTQNLTTFRHDFRAK
- the LOC124666467 gene encoding exportin-7-like isoform X8, whose product is MSSMESLAQLEVLCEKLYNSRDSAERAHAESTLKCFSENSDYISQCQYILDNASTPYALMLASTSLLKQVSDRSLSLQLRLDIRNYVMNYLAARGPKLQNFVIVSLIQLVCRITKFGWLDDDRFREIFKEATDFLALASQDHYLIGLKILNFLVMEMNQANSAMPLSLHRKIATSFKDQFLLQIFQISLTSLHQLKSEADDLRRVPISLALRCLSFDFVGSPVDESSEEFGTVQLPASWRPLLQDPSTVQIFFDYYKVNDTTVSKEALECLVRLASVRRSLFVEDPARSQFLSHLMSGTREILQTGQGLADHGNYHEFCRLLGRFKVNYQLSELLSVEFYGEWIGLVAEFTTKSLLSWQWASNSVYYLLSLWSRLVTSLPYLKGDTPSLLDETVPKITEGFITSRINSVQASSDLDNPLDNAEGLQDQLESLPYLCRFKYESCSLFIINIMEPLLQAYTARSRLTAPGDVAELSVIEGQIAWMVHIIAAILKIRQTVGCSQDSQELFDAELAARVLQLINITDTGGHAQRYQELSKQRLDRAILIFVQNFRRSYVGDQAMHSSKQLYARLSELLGLTDHLVLLNVIVGKIATNLKCYAECEDVIDHTLALFQDLASGSYMTGKLLLKLESTKFIMSNHSRENFPFLDEYRCVRSRTNFYYILGSLVFMEDGPIKFRTFMEPLLQIAVNLEASADAAFRTDAVKYAFTGLMRDLRGIAMATNSRRTYGLLFEWLYPSRMPLLLRAISLLTDEPEVTTPLFKFMAEFVLNKAQRLTFDSSSPNGILLFREISKLIVAYGSRILLLPNGTDIYARKYKGIWISLTVLSRALCGNYVNFGVFELYGDRALADALDISLKMTLSIPLSDILTFKKLSKAYYGYMEVMFNNHITISSVLNLDTSTFVHIVSTLESGLKGLDTGISTQCASAIDSLAAFYFNNIANITAGDNPPSPAALNLARHIGEFPSLFPQILKTLFEIIIFEDAGNQWSLSRPILSLIMISEQMFSDLRAQILASQAVEQQQRLSQCFDKLMTDVTRSLEPKNRDRFTQNLTTFRHDFRAK
- the LOC124666467 gene encoding exportin-7-like isoform X6, which produces MSSMESLAQLEVLCEKLYNSRDSAERAHAESTLKCFSENSDYISQCQYILDNASTPYALMLASTSLLKQVSDRSLSLQLRLDIRNYVMNYLAARGPKLQNFVIVSLIQLVCRITKFGWLDDDRFREIFKEATDFLALASQDHYLIGLKILNFLVMEMNQANSAMPLSLHRKIATSFKDQFLLQIFQISLTSLHQLKSEVADDLRRVPISLALRCLSFDFVGSPVDESSEEFGTVQLPASWRPLLQDPSTVQIFFDYYKVNDTTVSKEALECLVRLASVRRSLFVEDPARSQFLSHLMSGTREILQTGQGLADHGNYHEFCRLLGRFKVNYQLSELLSVEFYGEWIGLVAEFTTKSLLSWQWASNSVYYLLSLWSRLVTSLPYLKGDTPSLLDETVPKITEGFITSRINSVQASSDLDNPLDNAEGLQDQLESLPYLCRFKYESCSLFIINIMEPLLQAYTARSRLTAPGDVAELSVIEGQIAWMVHIIAAILKIRQTVGCSQDSQELFDAELAARVLQLINITDTGGHAQRYQELSKQRLDRAILIFVQNFRRSYVGDQAMHSSKQLYARLSELLGLTDHLVLLNVIVGKIATNLKCYAECEDVIDHTLALFQDLASGSYMTGKLLLKLESTKFIMSNHSRENFPFLDEYRCVRSRTNFYYILGSLVFMEDGPIKFRTFMEPLLQIAVNLEASADAAFRTDAVKYAFTGLMRDLRGIAMATNSRRTYGLLFEWLYPSRMPLLLRAISLLTDEPEVTTPLFKFMAEFVLNKAQRLTFDSSSPNGILLFREISKLIVAYGSRILLLPNGTDIYARKYKGIWISLTVLSRALCGNYVNFGVFELYGDRALADALDISLKMTLSIPLSDILTFKKLSKAYYGYMEVMFNNHITISSVLNLDTSTFVHIVSTLESGLKGLDTGISTQCASAIDSLAAFYFNNIANITAGDNPPSPAALNLARHIGEFPSLFPQILKTLFEIIIFEDAGNQWSLSRPILSLIMISEQMFSDLRAQILASQAVEQQQRLSQCFDKLMTDVTRSLEPKNRDRFTQNLTTFRHDFRAK
- the LOC124666467 gene encoding exportin-7-like isoform X7 codes for the protein MSSMESLAQLEVLCEKLYNSRDSAERAHAESTLKCFSENSDYISQCQYILDNASTPYALMLASTSLLKQVSDRSLSLQLRLDIRNYVMNYLAARGPKLQNFVIVSLIQLVCRITKFGWLDDDRFREIFKEATDFLALASQDHYLIGLKILNFLVMEMNQANSAMPLSLHRKIATSFKDQFLLQIFQISLTSLHQLKSEVADDLRRVPISLALRCLSFDFVGSPVDESSEEFGTVQLPASWRPLLQDPSTVQIFFDYYKVNDTTVSKEALECLVRLASVRRSLFVEDPARSQFLSHLMSGTREILQTGQGLADHGNYHEFCRLLGRFKVNYQLSELLSVEFYGEWIGLVAEFTTKSLLSWQWASNSVYYLLSLWSRLVTSLPYLKGDTPSLLDETVPKITEGFITSRINSVQASSDLDNPLDNAEGLQDQLESLPYLCRFKYESCSLFIINIMEPLLQAYTARSRLTAPGDVAELSVIEGQIAWMVHIIAAILKIRQTVGCSQDSQELFDAELAARVLQLINITDTGGHAQRYQELSKQRLDRAILIFVQNFRRSYVGDQAMHSSKQLYARLSELLGLTDHLVLLNVIVGKIATNLKCYAECEDVIDHTLALFQDLASGYMTGKLLLKLESTKFIMSNHSRENFPFLDEYRCVRSRTNFYYILGSLVFMEDGPIKFRTFMEPLLQIAVNLEASADAAFRTDAVKYAFTGLMRDLRGIAMATNSRRTYGLLFEWLYPSRMPLLLRAISLLTDEPEVTTPLFKFMAEFVLNKAQRLTFDSSSPNGILLFREISKLIVAYGSRILLLPNGTDIYARKYKGIWISLTVLSRALCGNYVNFGVFELYGDRALADALDISLKMTLSIPLSDILTFKKLSKAYYGYMEVMFNNHITISSVLNLDTSTFVHIVSTLESGLKGLDTGISTQCASAIDSLAAFYFNNIANITAGDNPPSPAALNLARHIGEFPSLFPQILKTLFEIIIFEDAGNQWSLSRPILSLIMISEQMFSDLRAQILASQAVEQQQRLSQCFDKLMTDVTRSLEPKNRDRFTQNLTTFRHDFRAK
- the LOC124666467 gene encoding exportin-7-like isoform X3; the encoded protein is MSSMESLAQLEVLCEKLYNSRDSAERAHAESTLKCFSENSDYISQCQYILDNASTPYALMLASTSLLKQVSDRSLSLQLRLDIRNYVMNYLAARGPKLQNFVIVSLIQLVCRITKFGWLDDDRFREIFKEATDFLALASQDHYLIGLKILNFLVMEMNQANSAMPLSLHRKIATSFKDQFLLQIFQISLTSLHQLKSEGNFPVADDLRRVPISLALRCLSFDFVGSPVDESSEEFGTVQLPASWRPLLQDPSTVQIFFDYYKVNDTTVSKEALECLVRLASVRRSLFVEDPARSQFLSHLMSGTREILQTGQGLADHGNYHEFCRLLGRFKVNYQLSELLSVEFYGEWIGLVAEFTTKSLLSWQWASNSVYYLLSLWSRLVTSLPYLKGDTPSLLDETVPKITEGFITSRINSVQASSDLDNPLDNAEGLQDQLESLPYLCRFKYESCSLFIINIMEPLLQAYTARSRLTAPGDVAELSVIEGQIAWMVHIIAAILKIRQTVGCSQDSQELFDAELAARVLQLINITDTGGHAQRYQELSKQRLDRAILIFVQNFRRSYVGDQAMHSSKLYARLSELLGLTDHLVLLNVIVGKIATNLKCYAECEDVIDHTLALFQDLASGSYMTGKLLLKLESTKFIMSNHSRENFPFLDEYRCVRSRTNFYYILGSLVFMEDGPIKFRTFMEPLLQIAVNLEASADAAFRTDAVKYAFTGLMRDLRGIAMATNSRRTYGLLFEWLYPSRMPLLLRAISLLTDEPEVTTPLFKFMAEFVLNKAQRLTFDSSSPNGILLFREISKLIVAYGSRILLLPNGTDIYARKYKGIWISLTVLSRALCGNYVNFGVFELYGDRALADALDISLKMTLSIPLSDILTFKKLSKAYYGYMEVMFNNHITISSVLNLDTSTFVHIVSTLESGLKGLDTGISTQCASAIDSLAAFYFNNIANITAGDNPPSPAALNLARHIGEFPSLFPQILKTLFEIIIFEDAGNQWSLSRPILSLIMISEQMFSDLRAQILASQAVEQQQRLSQCFDKLMTDVTRSLEPKNRDRFTQNLTTFRHDFRAK
- the LOC124666467 gene encoding exportin-7-like isoform X4 yields the protein MSSMESLAQLEVLCEKLYNSRDSAERAHAESTLKCFSENSDYISQCQYILDNASTPYALMLASTSLLKQVSDRSLSLQLRLDIRNYVMNYLAARGPKLQNFVIVSLIQLVCRITKFGWLDDDRFREIFKEATDFLALASQDHYLIGLKILNFLVMEMNQANSAMPLSLHRKIATSFKDQFLLQIFQISLTSLHQLKSEGNFPADDLRRVPISLALRCLSFDFVGSPVDESSEEFGTVQLPASWRPLLQDPSTVQIFFDYYKVNDTTVSKEALECLVRLASVRRSLFVEDPARSQFLSHLMSGTREILQTGQGLADHGNYHEFCRLLGRFKVNYQLSELLSVEFYGEWIGLVAEFTTKSLLSWQWASNSVYYLLSLWSRLVTSLPYLKGDTPSLLDETVPKITEGFITSRINSVQASSDLDNPLDNAEGLQDQLESLPYLCRFKYESCSLFIINIMEPLLQAYTARSRLTAPGDVAELSVIEGQIAWMVHIIAAILKIRQTVGCSQDSQELFDAELAARVLQLINITDTGGHAQRYQELSKQRLDRAILIFVQNFRRSYVGDQAMHSSKQLYARLSELLGLTDHLVLLNVIVGKIATNLKCYAECEDVIDHTLALFQDLASGSYMTGKLLLKLESTKFIMSNHSRENFPFLDEYRCVRSRTNFYYILGSLVFMEDGPIKFRTFMEPLLQIAVNLEASADAAFRTDAVKYAFTGLMRDLRGIAMATNSRRTYGLLFEWLYPSRMPLLLRAISLLTDEPEVTTPLFKFMAEFVLNKAQRLTFDSSSPNGILLFREISKLIVAYGSRILLLPNGTDIYARKYKGIWISLTVLSRALCGNYVNFGVFELYGDRALADALDISLKMTLSIPLSDILTFKKLSKAYYGYMEVMFNNHITISSVLNLDTSTFVHIVSTLESGLKGLDTGISTQCASAIDSLAAFYFNNIANITAGDNPPSPAALNLARHIGEFPSLFPQILKTLFEIIIFEDAGNQWSLSRPILSLIMISEQMFSDLRAQILASQAVEQQQRLSQCFDKLMTDVTRSLEPKNRDRFTQNLTTFRHDFRAK